CTCTAATAATGGCTAATACTCAAGATGATCAGAACTTATCATGGCTTCCAAATAATGAAAATCGAAATTTTGTCTTACCAGAGAAACAAAATTACATACCTCAAAGGTCAGTGTACTCCTACCTTGAACTTCTATAGTTTATGCTTCCTTTGTCCCAAAATTATATAGTAATAAAGTTTTAGTAAACAATTACTATGTCAAATATGTAATGAAAGTTGTGTTATTTTAATCACTGTTAAAATTTTAGTAGCAATTAAAGTGACTTTTGAATGGTTTCTTTTTtatctataattttttttttacattttgatATTTTGACAATTTTAGATATAACAACAACCTAATTGATTCATTTGATATGTTCTGGGAATATAATAAATTTCTGATTTATATTACAGAGATGGAGATTATTCTGGGATTTCCTATCCAAACTTTTCTGGTTTGTTTGGTTCTATCAAACATCTAGAGATGGATGGCTCTGTAAAAGTCGAACGCGCAAGGCAAGATAATGGTTTGGCCGAACTGTGTACTACATCGAATTTGAGACCAGATTTTAGTGAACAATTTCCGTTCAATCCATACAGTAATATCAATTATGCACAACCAAAACAAGAAATGAGGACTGACACATCAACGACTATGCGAGGATTCCTTGATTATGCAACAAATTGCAACTTTGAGATGCCTAGACCTGTCTCCAACGATAATATGTGTCATGCATGGAATCCTGAACCCGGACCTTGTCCTCTTTCTATCATTGATGCAAACCCGTATTCTCAACCTCAGGTTAGGCTTTATAAATAGGTGCAACATTATTTATGCATATACTTATGAATGGTTCGATTGGTGTGTTTTATCTTTATAATAAGGTGAAATGGGTAAACCAGCAAGTGTATTATTTTAGCTTTATATGTCCTGAATCGTTTCATACAAGATATTATATCATTTTATGAATAATCTTTGTACTCATACATGACACTTATTGTTAAAAAGATACCACTAGTTTGAAATTTTTTATTACATAGTACTCTTCAAATTGTATAAGACaccttaaatttaattacaagaccccatatattttttaaatttacgATTTTTCTTATGTAAACAACACTAAAATAAAAATTTAACTACAAGACCCCATATATTTTTTGAATTTGTGGGTTTttaggtaaacaaccactaaaataacatttaaatataaCTAGTACTGGGAAAAAAATTTAGTATTGGAAAAAAAAAATCATGACACCATCGAGTTTTGATCCTGGAATCGCCACTGAAGAAGTGATGGCCTATACAAAAGTACCTGTTTTGACTCGTTATTAACCCGGCCATTTTAACATTTGTAATAAAATTCATCTggtttattttaatttgttatggAGTAACAAAAGTTAATAGTGTGAGGTTATATGGTTTCTTGCAGCAACCGGATCATCTAATGACAAATAACCAGTGCTGAAGGATCGTGCGATCATCACACATATGTACAACTTTTGTTTGGAAAAGTTCACATGGTTTTCCCAAGTTAATTTGTTTTAAGAATCAAGATATAGGTAAGCAACGTCCTTTTATATCTGTATAGTAAGAATTACTCATATAGTATTTGATCTTTACTCTTGTCAAGTTCAAGATTTATACTTTATGATGATCATAATAAGTTCAGATAAATCAGAAATTACCATTTCATATTCCCCTGTACATATCAAACACAACTTAGATCTTGGGTCACAACCCATACACGAAACAGTGCAAAACAACATACGTTCTTTCTCTTTACTTTAGCTATAAATAATATATTTAGTTTCCTGACAATGTTTGGACAATGGTGTTGTGCCATGGGTCTGAGAGGTGCTGTAATAGGTTGTCGAATGGGCCTTTCCCGGTCACGTTGTGCTGAACCACGAATCCCAAGAATGCCAACATAGCCAACCTCCCTGTGATCAGAATGAAAACTTATTACTAATGGGTGGATTATGTTATTCTATCTCTAATGGGTCATACAGGTAAGATAAGCCAATCTTTGTACAAGTCAAAACGGGTAAATTGGGTCAAGCGGTACAAACATGTATTTTCAAAGCATTGAACCTTATAAAGTAGTTTTATATCTGACAAAAGCTATATTAGTGTAAAATATGTAATCTTATTCAGGgccgatttgtaatttttagtacaaaaattttggatttttcgattacaccgccggtggaatttttttttttcttgcCCAAAGTTTCCATCTTTTGCCcccaaacctccatattttgcccaaaagccTCCATAATTTGCTCCAAAACCACCATATTTTACCccaaaacctccaaattttgcccaaaacctccatattttacccTTAAAAAGTTGCTACGTTCATAAAAAATTTCCGTCCCCGGTGAAAAAAATTACGCTTCCGCCAGTGATGTTATTTAACCCATGAATCATCTATAGAAACTTAATTTTTATGAAAAGTAGTAATTCAGGTATAGCCCAAACCAAATAGCCCTTTTTAACATGTTATCTAAAGTAATTAACAACTATACATGTGAAGGGTAAGATGGTAATTTCTTATATTACCATTGGCAAGCTCCTTCTCCTTGGCCTCAGCAGTTGGTGCAAAGTTAAGTGGATTGAATATGCCACCTGGGTACCCAACTTCATTAGGAGGCAAGCTATAGCTTTTAAAAATCGGATCTTGGTTAACACTTCCCGGGTTCTTGATATCTTGCCATCTTCTGATCTCAACATAATGAAACAAAATGAACTCGATCACGAAGAGTGTCGATGATGATGCGAAATATTCCGACTTTCCTGCATCGTACCACTTAGGAACATTAAGAATCCCTATGCTTGTGAAAACTTCCGGTAGTAACATTCCGGCGACACCCAACATGGCCCATCGCCCGTTCACAAGCTCCGCTTGCACGAACCACTTTAAGTTTTCAGGGTCTTCGGCTAGCCCCAATGGGTCAAACCCATTGTCACCTGGAAGACTGAAAAGTGAACACATCACAGTTAATTCACATATATTAGAGTGTTTGCAGTTTTTATAGTTTTAAGTATTAATCCGTATCTACCTTCCGTTGAGGTAACCGGGTGAGGCTAGCCCAGGTAGCCATTCACCCTTTTTTGCTTCAATCTTGAAAGAACCAGATGAGTAAGTATTAGCCGGTTTGACCGATAGTTCTCTGTTTAACTTCCCTAATGATCCTGTTAGGAATCTGGTGCGTGATGCACACGGCCTGAATAGTGCGACCGGAGTTTGTGTGACGGCAACCATATTTTCCGGGTGAAACTTTTGAAATGTGAGTTGTGAAATTGTGTATTGTGTGTGGATCCTTTTGTA
This window of the Rutidosis leptorrhynchoides isolate AG116_Rl617_1_P2 chromosome 7, CSIRO_AGI_Rlap_v1, whole genome shotgun sequence genome carries:
- the LOC139857614 gene encoding chlorophyll a-b binding protein P4, chloroplastic-like, with protein sequence MVAVTQTPVALFRPCASRTRFLTGSLGKLNRELSVKPANTYSSGSFKIEAKKGEWLPGLASPGYLNGSLPGDNGFDPLGLAEDPENLKWFVQAELVNGRWAMLGVAGMLLPEVFTSIGILNVPKWYDAGKSEYFASSSTLFVIEFILFHYVEIRRWQDIKNPGSVNQDPIFKSYSLPPNEVGYPGGIFNPLNFAPTAEAKEKELANGRLAMLAFLGFVVQHNVTGKGPFDNLLQHLSDPWHNTIVQTLSGN